A genomic segment from Streptomyces sp. NBC_01233 encodes:
- a CDS encoding alpha/beta hydrolase, producing the protein MNSLAGGARPHTLNAAGIPLSGLWALPAGGEVRSTILAVHGRGMRAAYWNSFVPLATSLGHAVLALDRPGYGDSADLLPEGQSLAGQAETLTAALKEHAAAHTIGAGVFLLGHSDGGKVALHTAATDGAVPLLGLDASGVGYRYDPRALHFPSTLGGGASTLNWGPLNLYPRGTFQASRALLAPTPPRESAETLRWPGQYEELAPRVRVPVRLTFAEHEAWWRLDGSTLASMASLLTAAPRVSLEHLAAAGHNISLGHAATAYHLRVLAFLEDCLRS; encoded by the coding sequence ATGAACTCCCTTGCGGGCGGCGCACGCCCCCACACGCTGAACGCCGCGGGCATCCCCCTGTCGGGGCTCTGGGCACTGCCCGCGGGCGGGGAGGTCCGCTCCACGATCCTGGCCGTCCACGGCCGGGGCATGCGGGCGGCGTACTGGAACTCCTTCGTCCCCCTCGCCACCAGCCTGGGCCACGCGGTCCTGGCCCTGGACCGGCCGGGCTACGGCGACTCGGCAGACCTGCTCCCCGAGGGCCAGAGCCTGGCCGGCCAGGCGGAAACCCTGACCGCGGCCCTCAAGGAACACGCGGCCGCGCACACCATCGGCGCCGGCGTCTTCCTGCTGGGCCACTCCGACGGCGGCAAGGTGGCCCTCCACACGGCGGCCACCGACGGCGCCGTCCCCCTCCTGGGCCTGGACGCCTCGGGCGTCGGCTACCGCTACGACCCGCGGGCCCTGCACTTCCCCTCCACCCTCGGCGGCGGCGCCTCCACACTCAACTGGGGCCCCCTGAACCTCTACCCGCGCGGCACCTTCCAGGCCAGCCGTGCGCTGCTGGCCCCCACCCCGCCGCGCGAGTCCGCGGAAACCCTCCGGTGGCCGGGCCAGTACGAGGAGCTGGCCCCCCGCGTCCGCGTCCCGGTCCGCCTCACCTTCGCGGAGCACGAGGCGTGGTGGCGCCTGGACGGCTCCACCCTCGCCTCGATGGCATCCCTGCTGACCGCGGCCCCCCGGGTGAGCCTGGAACACCTGGCCGCGGCGGGCCACAACATCAGCCTCGGCCACGCGGCCACCGCCTACCACCTGCGTGTGCTGGCCTTCCTGGAGGACTGCCTGCGCTCCTAG
- a CDS encoding carbohydrate kinase family protein, whose amino-acid sequence MRIAVTGSIATDHLMAFPGRFVDQLLPDQLEHVSLSFLVDTLQVRRGGVAANIAFGLGGLGLDPLLVGAVGPDFAEYEVWLKEHGVDTGSVYVSSDHQTARFMCMTDQDTNQIAAFYAGAMAEAGRVDLRAVHDRAPLDLVLVSPNDPGAMVRHTEQARDLDIDFAADPSQQLARLTGAEVRSLVTGARWLFTNEYESALLRERAGWSRQEVLDRVGTWVTTLGAQGVRIDRMGAPAVTVGAVPDVRAEDPTGVGDAFRSGFLAAVSWGLKLESAAQLGCAMSALALVTVGSQAYEVRPERLLATVRAVYGEHAAGLLEAKLGRSA is encoded by the coding sequence GTGCGTATCGCGGTGACCGGATCCATCGCCACAGATCACCTCATGGCCTTCCCGGGCCGGTTCGTCGACCAGCTGCTCCCCGACCAGCTGGAACACGTCTCGTTGTCGTTCCTCGTCGACACCCTCCAGGTGCGGCGGGGCGGAGTGGCGGCCAACATCGCCTTCGGCCTCGGCGGCCTCGGCCTCGACCCCCTGCTGGTGGGCGCCGTGGGCCCGGACTTCGCCGAGTACGAGGTCTGGCTCAAGGAACACGGCGTCGACACCGGCTCGGTGTACGTCTCCTCGGACCACCAGACCGCCCGCTTCATGTGCATGACCGACCAGGACACCAACCAGATAGCCGCCTTCTACGCGGGCGCCATGGCCGAGGCCGGCCGTGTCGACCTGCGCGCCGTCCATGACCGCGCCCCCCTCGACCTGGTGCTCGTCTCGCCCAACGATCCCGGCGCGATGGTCCGCCACACCGAGCAGGCCCGGGACCTGGACATCGATTTCGCCGCCGACCCCTCGCAGCAGCTCGCCCGCCTCACCGGCGCCGAGGTCCGCAGCCTGGTCACCGGGGCCCGCTGGCTGTTCACCAACGAGTACGAGTCCGCGCTGCTGCGTGAACGGGCCGGGTGGAGCCGCCAGGAGGTCCTGGACCGCGTCGGTACGTGGGTCACCACCCTGGGCGCGCAGGGCGTCCGTATCGACCGCATGGGCGCGCCGGCCGTCACGGTCGGCGCGGTTCCCGACGTCCGCGCCGAGGACCCGACCGGTGTCGGCGACGCCTTCCGCTCCGGCTTCCTGGCCGCCGTCAGCTGGGGCCTAAAGCTGGAGAGCGCCGCGCAGCTCGGCTGCGCGATGTCGGCGCTGGCCTTGGTGACGGTCGGATCCCAGGCGTACGAGGTCCGGCCCGAGCGTCTGCTGGCCACCGTTCGCGCGGTGTACGGGGAGCATGCGGCCGGGCTGCTGGAGGCGAAGCTGGGGCGGTCGGCATGA
- the metK gene encoding methionine adenosyltransferase — MSRRLFTSESVTEGHPDKIADQISDTILDALLAQDPASRVAVETLITTGLVHIAGEVTTQAYAPIAQLVRAKILEIGYDSSQKGFDGASCGVSVSIGAQSPDIAQGVDAAYESRVEGDEDELDRQGAGDQGLMFGYACDETPELMPLPIHLAHRLSRRLSEVRKNGTIPYLRPDGKTQVTIEYDGERAVRLDTVVVSTQHASDVDLEALLAPDVRASVVEYVLARLAEDGIKLETEGYRLLVNPTGRFEIGGPMGDAGLTGRKIIIDTYGGMARHGGGAFSGKDPSKVDRSAAYAMRWVAKNVVAAGLASRCEVQVAYAIGKAEPVGLFVETFGTHTVPTDRIERAIGEVFDLRPAAIIRDLDLLRPIYAQTAAYGHFGRELPDFTWERTDRAERLKAVAAA; from the coding sequence ATGTCCCGTCGTCTGTTCACCTCGGAGTCCGTGACCGAGGGACACCCCGACAAGATCGCCGACCAGATCAGCGACACGATCCTCGACGCGCTCCTCGCACAAGACCCGGCCTCGCGGGTGGCGGTGGAGACGCTGATCACCACCGGTCTGGTGCACATAGCCGGCGAGGTCACCACGCAGGCCTACGCCCCCATCGCGCAGCTGGTGCGGGCCAAGATCCTGGAGATCGGCTACGACTCCTCGCAGAAGGGCTTCGACGGCGCCTCCTGTGGCGTGTCGGTGTCCATCGGCGCGCAGTCCCCGGACATCGCGCAGGGTGTCGACGCGGCCTACGAGAGCCGGGTGGAGGGCGATGAGGACGAGTTGGACCGGCAGGGTGCCGGCGATCAGGGCTTGATGTTCGGCTACGCCTGCGACGAGACGCCCGAGCTCATGCCGCTGCCGATCCACCTCGCGCACCGGCTTTCGCGCCGGCTGTCGGAGGTCCGCAAGAACGGGACGATCCCCTACCTGCGTCCCGACGGCAAGACGCAGGTCACCATCGAGTATGACGGTGAGCGGGCCGTGCGCCTGGACACGGTCGTCGTCTCGACCCAGCACGCATCCGATGTCGACCTGGAGGCCCTGCTGGCGCCGGACGTCCGCGCCTCGGTCGTCGAGTACGTGCTGGCCCGGCTCGCCGAGGACGGCATCAAGCTGGAGACCGAGGGCTACCGGCTTTTGGTGAACCCGACCGGCCGTTTCGAGATCGGCGGCCCGATGGGCGACGCCGGCCTGACCGGCCGCAAGATCATCATCGATACGTACGGGGGGATGGCCCGCCACGGTGGCGGCGCGTTCTCCGGGAAGGACCCGTCCAAGGTCGACCGCTCCGCCGCGTACGCGATGCGCTGGGTCGCCAAGAACGTCGTCGCGGCCGGTCTCGCCTCGCGGTGCGAGGTGCAGGTCGCGTACGCGATCGGCAAGGCCGAGCCGGTGGGTCTGTTCGTGGAGACCTTCGGTACCCACACCGTGCCCACCGACCGTATCGAGCGGGCCATCGGCGAGGTCTTCGACCTGCGTCCGGCCGCGATCATCCGTGATCTGGACCTGTTGCGCCCGATCTACGCGCAGACCGCCGCGTACGGGCACTTCGGCCGTGAGCTGCCGGACTTCACGTGGGAGCGCACCGACCGCGCCGAGCGGCTGAAGGCCGTCGCCGCCGCCTGA
- a CDS encoding multicopper oxidase family protein, whose product MVTRRSLLGGAVAATGAGLLTSGGLTPLLRARGAEASGTGAAGSGPVTVPPPFSVRMPMASVLQPISTVGGQDTYAVTIKEVAREIIPGVQTKVLTYDGQFPGPVLRARSGRRVVIRHRNALTMPVSVHLHGGSVSPENDGGPMDTFGPNTSRTYTYPNQQPGAGLWFHDHAHHMESEHVFRGLSAAYLLSDEAERSLPLPSGQYEVPIALRDARFDEAGQLVYVMDDVFGRTTILANGRPSPYVEVAARKYRFRLLNSSNMRFFQLRLSDGGQMVQIGTDGGLLEHPFATDTIGLSPAERADVVIDFSRYRVGTKIVLENTLGPGTPEQVGKVLRFDVVRTASDASRVPETLRSLPAMAKATVQRSIVLSMDEDGRQEPQGFMDGQVWDYQRIDQTIAHGSSEIWTVTNANKVVPHNFHMHLVQFRVLERNGAPVAPGEAGLKDTVRLFPGESVKLHATFDTFRGTYVYHCHLLDHSAMGMMANFRIR is encoded by the coding sequence ATGGTCACCAGACGCAGCTTGCTCGGCGGCGCCGTCGCCGCGACCGGCGCCGGCCTGCTCACCAGTGGTGGTCTGACGCCGCTGCTGCGTGCCCGGGGGGCCGAGGCCTCCGGTACGGGCGCGGCCGGGAGCGGGCCGGTCACCGTCCCGCCGCCGTTCAGCGTGCGGATGCCGATGGCCTCGGTGCTCCAGCCGATATCGACGGTGGGCGGCCAGGACACGTACGCGGTCACCATCAAGGAGGTGGCGCGGGAGATCATCCCCGGTGTGCAGACGAAGGTGTTGACCTACGACGGCCAGTTCCCGGGGCCGGTGTTGCGGGCGCGCAGCGGGCGCAGGGTGGTGATCCGCCACCGCAACGCCCTCACGATGCCGGTCTCGGTCCATCTGCACGGCGGGAGCGTCTCGCCGGAGAACGACGGCGGCCCGATGGACACGTTCGGGCCGAACACCTCGCGCACCTACACCTACCCGAACCAGCAGCCGGGCGCCGGCCTGTGGTTCCACGACCACGCGCACCACATGGAGTCGGAGCATGTCTTCCGTGGCCTGTCCGCCGCGTATCTGCTGTCGGACGAGGCCGAGCGGTCGCTGCCGCTGCCGTCCGGCCAGTACGAGGTTCCGATCGCGCTGCGTGACGCCCGCTTCGACGAGGCCGGCCAGCTGGTCTACGTGATGGACGACGTGTTCGGCCGGACCACCATCCTCGCCAACGGACGCCCGAGTCCGTACGTCGAGGTCGCGGCCCGCAAGTACCGCTTCCGGCTGCTGAACTCGTCCAACATGCGCTTCTTCCAGCTGCGTCTGTCGGACGGCGGGCAGATGGTCCAGATCGGTACGGACGGCGGTCTGCTGGAACACCCCTTCGCGACGGACACCATCGGGCTGTCGCCGGCGGAGCGGGCGGATGTGGTCATCGACTTCTCGCGCTACCGGGTCGGTACGAAGATCGTCTTGGAGAACACTTTGGGGCCGGGGACGCCCGAGCAGGTGGGCAAGGTGCTGCGCTTCGACGTCGTGCGGACGGCGTCCGATGCGAGCCGGGTGCCCGAGACGCTGCGCTCCCTGCCGGCCATGGCGAAGGCCACGGTCCAGCGCAGCATCGTCTTGAGCATGGACGAGGACGGCCGCCAGGAGCCGCAGGGGTTCATGGACGGGCAGGTGTGGGACTACCAGCGCATCGACCAGACCATCGCCCACGGGAGCTCGGAGATCTGGACGGTCACCAACGCCAACAAGGTCGTCCCGCACAACTTTCACATGCACCTGGTCCAGTTCCGGGTGCTGGAGCGCAACGGGGCGCCGGTGGCTCCGGGCGAGGCCGGGCTGAAGGACACGGTCCGGCTGTTCCCCGGCGAGAGCGTGAAGCTGCACGCCACTTTCGACACGTTCAGGGGGACGTACGTCTACCACTGCCATCTGCTGGACCACTCGGCGATGGGCATGATGGCCAATTTCCGTATCCGGTAG
- a CDS encoding pyridoxal phosphate-dependent decarboxylase family protein, with product MDLHDLHDLTDWLPRALTVAQRWGGQFGPYRTHDAHRVHPDAFTEAFDRLAKRMDHNYPFFHPRYAGQMVKPPHPAAVTGYLTAMLFNPNNHAAEGGPATTEMEREAVAELAAMFGLDAHVGHLTTSGTMANLEALYVARQLHPDRGIAYSGECHYTHERMCHVLGMQGHRIPTDAHGRIDLDALEAALRGGRIGTVVVTTGTTGLGAVDPVHEVLPLARRYGARVHVDAAYGGFYAILGRAGTGEIDAAPWQAIAACDSMVVDPHKQGLQPYGCGAVLFPDPRAGRHFAHDSPYTYFTDADLHLGEISLECSRAGAAAAALWLTLQLLPLTPDGFGRILAANRRAALHWADLLTASDELDLYQRPDLDIVTYFPTLAGTSLSTIDAASNRLLRDGMTAEADPVFLSVLRADADAFLRRHPHVTRDADAARVIRSVLIKPESEHYLPTLHARVEELAAHARTTT from the coding sequence GTGGACCTGCACGACCTGCACGACCTGACCGACTGGCTGCCGCGCGCGCTCACCGTGGCGCAGCGGTGGGGAGGGCAGTTCGGCCCGTACCGGACCCACGACGCCCACCGCGTCCACCCCGACGCCTTCACCGAGGCCTTCGACCGCCTCGCCAAGCGGATGGACCACAACTACCCGTTCTTCCACCCGCGCTACGCCGGACAGATGGTCAAACCGCCGCACCCGGCAGCCGTCACCGGCTACCTCACCGCCATGCTCTTCAACCCCAACAACCACGCCGCCGAAGGCGGGCCCGCGACCACCGAGATGGAACGGGAGGCGGTCGCCGAACTCGCCGCCATGTTCGGACTCGACGCCCACGTCGGACACCTCACCACCAGCGGCACCATGGCCAACCTGGAGGCCCTCTACGTCGCCCGCCAGCTCCACCCGGACCGCGGCATCGCCTACAGCGGCGAATGCCACTACACCCACGAGCGGATGTGCCACGTCCTGGGCATGCAGGGCCACCGCATCCCCACCGACGCGCACGGCCGCATCGACCTCGACGCGCTGGAGGCCGCCCTGCGCGGCGGACGCATCGGCACCGTCGTCGTCACCACCGGAACCACCGGCCTCGGGGCGGTCGACCCGGTCCACGAAGTCCTGCCACTGGCCCGCCGCTACGGGGCACGCGTCCACGTCGACGCGGCCTACGGCGGCTTCTACGCCATCCTGGGCCGGGCCGGCACCGGCGAAATCGACGCGGCCCCCTGGCAGGCGATCGCCGCATGCGACTCCATGGTCGTGGACCCCCACAAGCAGGGCCTGCAGCCCTACGGCTGCGGCGCGGTCCTCTTCCCCGACCCGCGAGCCGGCCGGCACTTCGCACACGACTCGCCGTACACCTACTTCACCGACGCCGACCTCCACCTGGGCGAGATCAGCCTGGAATGCTCACGGGCGGGCGCGGCCGCCGCCGCCCTGTGGCTGACCCTGCAACTGCTGCCGCTCACACCGGACGGCTTCGGACGGATCCTCGCCGCGAACCGCCGGGCCGCACTGCACTGGGCCGACCTGCTGACCGCCTCCGACGAACTGGACCTCTACCAGCGCCCGGACCTCGACATCGTCACCTACTTCCCCACCCTGGCCGGCACATCCCTGTCCACCATCGACGCCGCCTCGAACCGGCTGCTGCGCGACGGCATGACCGCGGAGGCGGACCCCGTGTTCCTGAGCGTGCTGCGCGCGGACGCGGACGCCTTCCTACGCCGCCACCCGCACGTGACCCGGGACGCGGACGCGGCCCGCGTGATCCGCAGCGTCCTGATCAAGCCGGAGTCCGAGCACTACCTGCCGACCCTGCACGCACGCGTGGAAGAACTGGCCGCACACGCCCGCACGACAACCTGA
- a CDS encoding DUF6875 domain-containing protein, whose amino-acid sequence MRGDDLIQSWTTGQVARGEAPPEAIGPLLQVLMWSRDFLVSSHPELGRTGPVCPYTQPSLRKELFHLALPSAGCEDLAMAVDSLRTRHAALSQPLSPQDRELLTILLVLPGFDPTDSVELDELQRKAKDEFVAEGLMIGQFHPVCEEPGLYNEDFRPLRAPLPLLAVRKLLVFDLPFLMSDDSHMDHYLQRFAPALPARIRDQLVSRVVAA is encoded by the coding sequence ATGAGGGGAGACGACCTGATCCAGTCCTGGACCACCGGCCAGGTCGCCCGCGGCGAGGCGCCCCCCGAAGCCATCGGACCGCTGCTCCAAGTACTCATGTGGAGCCGCGACTTCCTCGTCTCCAGCCACCCCGAACTGGGCCGCACCGGACCGGTGTGCCCGTACACCCAGCCCTCACTGCGCAAGGAACTCTTCCACCTGGCCCTGCCGTCCGCCGGATGCGAGGACCTGGCCATGGCCGTCGACTCGCTGCGCACCCGCCACGCGGCCCTCTCGCAGCCGCTGTCGCCGCAGGACCGCGAACTCCTCACCATCTTGCTGGTCCTGCCCGGCTTCGACCCGACGGACTCGGTGGAGCTGGACGAACTCCAGCGCAAGGCGAAGGACGAGTTCGTCGCCGAGGGGCTGATGATCGGGCAGTTCCACCCGGTCTGCGAGGAACCGGGCCTCTACAACGAGGACTTCCGCCCGCTGCGCGCCCCCCTGCCGCTGCTGGCGGTCCGCAAGCTCCTGGTCTTCGACCTCCCCTTCCTGATGAGCGACGACTCCCACATGGACCACTACCTGCAGCGGTTCGCGCCGGCGCTCCCGGCCCGGATCCGCGACCAGCTGGTGAGCCGGGTGGTGGCCGCCTGA